In a genomic window of Candidatus Acidiferrales bacterium:
- a CDS encoding response regulator — MSYLILIADDNVDNILLIKRILKRSSLNLEFMDAETGRDAIELAMRRKPDLILLDMKMPNMNGYEAAAALRLSEGTNTIPIIAVTAQAMLGDKERALQAGCNEYLTKPLDPILLIDTVKRYLAGKSDGENDEKK, encoded by the coding sequence ATGTCTTATCTCATTCTGATTGCCGATGACAATGTCGACAACATTTTGCTGATCAAGAGAATTTTAAAGCGTTCCAGCTTAAACCTCGAGTTCATGGATGCCGAGACAGGACGCGACGCTATCGAACTCGCCATGAGGAGAAAACCGGATCTGATTTTGCTGGACATGAAAATGCCCAACATGAATGGTTATGAAGCGGCGGCGGCCCTGAGGCTCAGCGAGGGAACGAACACAATCCCTATCATAGCCGTCACTGCACAAGCGATGTTGGGTGACAAGGAACGGGCGCTGCAGGCCGGGTGCAACGAGTATTTGACAAAGCCGCTTGACCCCATCCTTCTAATTGACACTGTAAAAAGATATTTGGCGGGAAAATCCGATGGAGAAAATGACGAAAAAAAATAA
- a CDS encoding biotin--[acetyl-CoA-carboxylase] ligase — protein MNYDIYRFDKIDSTNSHLLKLGEEGFPEGTVVVSDEQTSGRGRLGRSWESEPQTNLLFSLLLRPHFLQRDEVFILTFAAAVSAARAIEKVAQVQPQLKWPNDVLLNDRKVCGILLESDFDLNGLNHVVLGIGVNVNQENFSPAISNRAISLRQFTGKTFDRDEILFSILSDFSSVYESLQRHDFYSVMKKWRDRSVMLGEKISVSVAGNTFNGICDGVTDDGALVLRTDDGLKRFTAGDVSILKA, from the coding sequence TTGAATTACGATATTTATCGGTTCGATAAGATCGACTCCACCAATTCCCATCTGTTGAAGCTCGGAGAGGAAGGTTTTCCTGAAGGCACGGTTGTGGTTTCAGACGAGCAGACCTCCGGCCGCGGCAGGCTTGGAAGAAGCTGGGAATCGGAACCGCAAACAAATCTTTTGTTCTCGCTCCTCCTCCGGCCGCATTTTCTCCAGCGTGACGAAGTGTTCATCTTGACTTTCGCGGCGGCAGTCTCCGCTGCAAGAGCTATCGAGAAGGTTGCGCAAGTACAGCCGCAGCTCAAATGGCCGAACGACGTTTTGTTAAACGACAGGAAAGTCTGCGGAATCTTGCTCGAATCGGATTTCGACTTGAACGGCTTGAACCACGTTGTACTTGGCATCGGCGTGAACGTTAATCAGGAAAATTTCTCGCCGGCAATATCTAACCGGGCAATTTCGCTGCGGCAGTTTACCGGAAAAACATTCGACCGCGATGAAATTCTCTTTTCAATCTTGTCGGACTTTTCTTCCGTTTATGAGTCGCTGCAAAGACACGATTTTTATTCGGTCATGAAAAAATGGCGTGATCGCTCCGTCATGTTAGGCGAGAAGATTTCAGTAAGTGTAGCCGGAAACACATTCAATGGCATCTGTGATGGGGTGACGGACGACGGCGCGCTTGTTCTTCGGACTGACGATGGATTGAAAAGATTTACAGCGGGAGATGTAAGTATATTAAAGGCTTGA
- a CDS encoding GNAT family N-acetyltransferase — translation MITIPKVPEKNFVVRPAKKSDLPAVVKMSHGVSEIENFPGQKMKVEDFIHFTKGDGALMLVAESRGTRRARSRSAGEVVGYITVYQSENYFYLPYAVTKKGWRRHGVGGALLERVEALAKEAKVEYILMSVYVYNLSVHTFLKERGYTASKRLIQYSKIIAGKKKK, via the coding sequence GTGATTACGATACCGAAAGTTCCCGAAAAAAACTTCGTCGTTCGCCCGGCGAAAAAGTCGGATTTACCTGCTGTCGTCAAGATGAGCCATGGCGTCAGCGAAATAGAAAATTTCCCGGGCCAAAAAATGAAAGTCGAAGACTTCATCCACTTCACCAAAGGAGATGGCGCGCTGATGCTCGTTGCTGAGTCGAGGGGAACACGTCGAGCTCGATCCCGCAGTGCAGGAGAAGTCGTCGGTTACATAACGGTATACCAGTCAGAGAACTATTTCTATCTCCCCTATGCTGTCACGAAAAAAGGTTGGCGAAGGCACGGTGTCGGCGGTGCATTGCTGGAACGGGTTGAGGCACTGGCTAAAGAGGCAAAGGTGGAGTATATTTTGATGAGCGTTTATGTATACAATTTGAGCGTTCACACTTTTCTGAAGGAGCGTGGATATACAGCGAGCAAGAGACTGATTCAATATTCAAAAATAATTGCGGGCAAAAAGAAAAAATGA
- a CDS encoding type III pantothenate kinase: MLLCIDVGNTTTQFGVYDTKKLKRDYRVASEVVRTEDEIGIVVSSLLQHDGIKPRKVNGVGISSVVPNLTGILERMSKKYFNCDPLVITSELELGIRVDYDEPKAIGSDRICVAVAGFKKYGGPLIILDFGTATTFDVVSKDGVYLGGAIAPGIETAAADLQRRAAKLPRIELSFPDEVIGKTTVASMQSGIMFGAVDAMEGIVRRIKISLGAESKVIATGGYSKIIAAKTKVIDHIEPALVLEGIRIIYKANKKEAGRKRLENNR, translated from the coding sequence ATGCTCCTTTGCATCGATGTAGGAAATACGACAACTCAATTCGGCGTTTATGACACCAAGAAACTGAAACGAGACTACCGTGTCGCCAGCGAAGTTGTCAGGACGGAAGACGAAATCGGCATCGTCGTCTCGTCGCTGTTGCAGCACGACGGAATCAAGCCGCGAAAGGTAAATGGCGTCGGCATTTCATCCGTCGTTCCGAATCTAACAGGTATCCTGGAACGAATGTCGAAAAAATATTTCAATTGCGATCCTCTCGTCATCACTTCCGAGCTGGAATTAGGAATAAGAGTGGACTACGATGAGCCGAAAGCGATCGGCAGCGACAGAATCTGCGTCGCGGTTGCTGGCTTCAAAAAATACGGCGGGCCGCTGATAATTCTTGATTTTGGAACGGCAACCACGTTCGACGTCGTTTCAAAAGACGGAGTTTATCTAGGTGGCGCAATTGCCCCCGGAATCGAAACCGCGGCAGCGGATTTACAACGGCGGGCCGCAAAACTTCCCCGAATTGAATTAAGCTTTCCGGACGAGGTTATCGGCAAGACGACCGTCGCAAGCATGCAGAGCGGAATAATGTTCGGCGCCGTCGATGCCATGGAAGGGATAGTGAGGCGTATAAAGATATCGCTCGGCGCGGAATCGAAAGTCATCGCGACCGGTGGATACTCAAAGATAATTGCGGCGAAGACTAAAGTGATTGACCATATCGAACCGGCTTTGGTTCTCGAAGGGATTCGCATTATTTACAAAGCGAATAAAAAGGAAGCCGGACGCAAAAGATTAGAAAACAATCGTTAG
- the glmM gene encoding phosphoglucosamine mutase: MSKSATRQVSKPSKRKSRKKVLSRRGSSAQESPQKLMVSISGLRGIVGESLVPEVVVKYANAFAMFTGRKKIVIGRDGRYHGAMLAEILAGTLAANGCDVMDIGICPTPTVQLAAEHSDTAGGIAVTASHNPLEWNGLKFINDHGVFLDAEENKRLWSYVEKKTKYSSYETTGTIEHNDFFLRDHIRRVLAIKSVDVEAIRRRHFKVVVDCVNAAGSMVVPQLLHELGCITVKMNCDGSGKFPRKPEPLPENLTEIMLGVKSEGADLGIVVDPDVDRLVLITEKGEPFSEEYTIAQAVKFIFEKTPVEQRIAAVNLSTTRAVDKIARELDGKIYRSAVGEINVVKKMKEMNSVIGGEGSGGVILPEVHYGRDALVGIGITLQHLLEFGGTLSEMKNSLPKFEIVKKRIALGKKSPEKIIAAIKKHYSKFEMNTEDGLKIDAADYWIHLRKSNTEPIIRVIAEAATEKEARSRADEIENLVGSL, translated from the coding sequence ATGAGCAAGTCAGCCACGAGGCAGGTATCAAAGCCATCGAAGCGTAAATCACGCAAGAAAGTTCTTTCACGGAGAGGTTCATCCGCACAAGAATCACCGCAGAAATTGATGGTGAGCATCTCGGGACTGCGAGGTATCGTCGGTGAGTCGCTTGTTCCGGAAGTCGTAGTCAAATATGCCAATGCGTTTGCGATGTTCACAGGCCGGAAAAAGATTGTTATCGGTAGAGATGGCAGATATCATGGTGCAATGCTCGCGGAAATTTTAGCCGGGACTCTTGCAGCAAACGGGTGTGATGTTATGGACATAGGTATTTGTCCGACGCCCACCGTTCAACTTGCCGCTGAACATTCCGATACCGCCGGCGGAATTGCGGTGACGGCCAGTCATAACCCGCTTGAGTGGAACGGACTCAAATTTATCAACGATCACGGTGTATTCCTGGATGCCGAAGAAAATAAAAGGCTGTGGTCATACGTAGAGAAAAAAACGAAATATTCCTCTTATGAAACCACCGGCACAATTGAGCATAACGACTTTTTTCTCCGCGACCATATTAGACGCGTGCTTGCCATAAAGTCGGTAGATGTAGAAGCGATTCGCAGGCGTCATTTCAAGGTTGTAGTCGACTGTGTCAACGCGGCAGGATCCATGGTCGTGCCGCAACTCCTGCACGAGCTCGGCTGCATCACCGTAAAGATGAATTGCGACGGCTCAGGAAAATTTCCGAGGAAACCGGAACCGCTGCCTGAAAATTTGACCGAGATAATGCTCGGGGTTAAATCCGAAGGTGCAGACCTAGGAATCGTTGTCGATCCGGATGTCGACCGCCTGGTTCTGATCACCGAGAAAGGTGAACCCTTCAGCGAGGAATATACGATTGCACAGGCAGTGAAATTCATTTTTGAAAAAACGCCTGTTGAGCAGAGGATCGCCGCGGTGAACTTGTCGACGACTCGTGCGGTAGACAAAATTGCTCGCGAACTCGATGGAAAAATCTATCGTTCCGCGGTCGGTGAAATAAACGTCGTGAAGAAAATGAAAGAGATGAATTCAGTCATCGGAGGTGAAGGAAGCGGCGGAGTGATCTTACCGGAAGTTCATTATGGCCGCGACGCACTCGTGGGAATCGGGATCACGCTTCAGCATCTGCTGGAGTTCGGCGGGACGCTTTCCGAGATGAAAAATTCTCTTCCGAAGTTCGAAATCGTCAAAAAACGGATCGCACTTGGCAAGAAGAGCCCCGAGAAGATAATCGCGGCAATCAAGAAGCATTACTCAAAATTTGAGATGAACACGGAGGACGGGCTAAAGATCGACGCTGCCGATTATTGGATTCACCTCCGAAAATCCAATACCGAGCCGATCATCCGAGTTATCGCCGAAGCCGCAACCGAAAAAGAAGCTAGATCCCGCGCAGACGAAATTGAAAACCTGGTGGGAAGTCTCTGA
- a CDS encoding outer membrane beta-barrel protein has product MIRKLSTWLFAVMMVAFFASSASAQFENQKNYAGVHIGLSGVGSTLTLGADYERGITNPGEVGPGIIGIGGLLDYYHWSENELGFGGSWTYIDIGVSGMYHFVLDNKKWDPFLGLVLGYEIATWSWSGGSGLSSPTAGGFTLGGSAGIRYFLSDSWALQARVGFGFYIFAVGVDYKF; this is encoded by the coding sequence ATGATTCGCAAACTTTCTACGTGGCTATTTGCGGTTATGATGGTTGCGTTCTTTGCGTCAAGTGCAAGTGCACAATTTGAGAACCAAAAGAACTATGCTGGCGTCCATATTGGGTTGAGCGGTGTTGGGAGTACTCTTACACTCGGGGCCGATTATGAGCGTGGAATAACAAATCCAGGCGAAGTTGGACCTGGAATCATAGGTATCGGTGGATTGCTCGATTATTACCATTGGAGCGAAAATGAACTTGGATTTGGAGGATCCTGGACATACATAGATATCGGTGTATCCGGTATGTACCACTTTGTGCTTGACAACAAGAAGTGGGATCCGTTCCTCGGTTTAGTTCTCGGCTACGAAATAGCGACATGGTCTTGGAGCGGCGGCTCGGGACTAAGCAGCCCGACAGCTGGCGGGTTTACTCTTGGTGGCAGCGCAGGAATCAGGTATTTTCTAAGTGACAGTTGGGCGTTGCAGGCCCGCGTAGGATTCGGTTTCTACATTTTTGCGGTTGGTGTGGATTACAAGTTCTAG